From the Fibrobacter sp. UWB11 genome, one window contains:
- a CDS encoding DUF721 domain-containing protein, with amino-acid sequence MSLTKRTSKEGYTGNKLQDISVLLERVLTKNHISEDIHFKTISERFSEVVGPLLVSHVKPTEIDKNTLVLDVPNSALKFELNIQKKAIIDKCNSLLGKPFIQGIRFAK; translated from the coding sequence ATGTCTTTAACAAAACGCACAAGCAAAGAAGGATATACGGGGAACAAACTTCAGGACATCAGTGTCCTTTTGGAGCGCGTACTTACAAAGAACCATATCTCCGAAGATATCCATTTCAAAACGATATCCGAGCGGTTCTCAGAAGTGGTCGGGCCCCTACTTGTAAGCCACGTCAAACCCACAGAAATCGACAAAAACACATTGGTGCTAGATGTCCCTAATTCGGCGCTCAAATTCGAATTGAACATCCAAAAAAAAGCTATTATTGACAAGTGTAATTCCCTTTTGGGAAAGCCGTTTATTCAAGGAATACGATTCGCCAAATAA
- the gyrB gene encoding DNA topoisomerase (ATP-hydrolyzing) subunit B, with translation MAEETEEVKKAEADYSGSSITVLEGLEAVRVRPAMYIGSTDIRGLHHLVWEVVDNSVDEALAGFCNHIEISILPGNGIRVTDNGRGIPTDIHPKEKVGTIQVVMTKLHAGGKFNNSSYKVSAGLHGVGVSCVNALSNKLIVTVRRNGRVVRQEFARGIPTGPQVDIGESDGTTGTSVEFYPDDTIFSETVYVYDTLATRFRELAFLMSGLRLTLTDERDPEHKQTDTFCFPGGVSEFVRYVDEHRTPLFAEPIHLVLPDGQYPLEVAMWYNDGYQENFFSFVNNVNTYDGGTHVTGFKTALTRVISKFAQDMPKGKKEAQITSDDIREGLTAVIAIKVSQPQFEGQTKRKLGNSEIAGYVASAFGAKLEEYFQENPAAVKIILDKVYNAAVAREAAHRARTLARRKNVLESGGLPGKLADCSSRDPKECEMFIVEGDSAGGSAKMGRSREFQAILPIRGKILNVEKASLHRVLDTEEIQNLVNAIGTGIGTEFKIEKLRYDKIIIMTDADVDGSHIQTLLLTFFFRYMRPLIDAGHIFLAMPPLYKLKIGQKERYLFDENEKDKVMAEVEDKKNVTITRFKGLGEMSPEQLNETTMDPKTRFLKQCHVEDSVLADQIFSMLMGEDVEPRRKFIETNAYKVLNDLDI, from the coding sequence ATGGCAGAAGAAACAGAAGAAGTTAAGAAGGCGGAAGCAGATTATAGCGGTTCGAGTATTACCGTTCTTGAAGGTCTAGAAGCAGTTCGTGTCCGCCCTGCAATGTACATTGGTTCCACCGATATCCGCGGTTTGCACCACCTCGTTTGGGAAGTGGTCGATAACTCCGTAGACGAAGCTTTAGCTGGCTTCTGCAACCATATCGAAATTTCCATTTTGCCGGGTAACGGCATCCGCGTGACCGACAACGGTCGTGGCATTCCGACGGATATCCACCCGAAGGAAAAGGTGGGCACCATCCAGGTCGTGATGACAAAGCTCCACGCCGGTGGTAAGTTCAACAACAGTTCATACAAGGTTTCCGCCGGTCTCCACGGCGTGGGCGTGAGCTGCGTGAACGCACTTTCTAACAAGCTTATCGTTACTGTTCGCCGCAACGGCAGAGTTGTTCGTCAGGAATTTGCTCGTGGCATTCCGACCGGCCCGCAAGTCGATATCGGAGAATCTGACGGAACGACAGGTACATCCGTTGAGTTCTATCCAGACGATACAATTTTCTCGGAAACGGTTTACGTGTACGACACGCTCGCCACGCGTTTCCGCGAACTCGCATTCCTCATGAGCGGTCTTCGCTTGACGCTTACGGACGAACGCGATCCGGAACACAAGCAGACCGACACGTTCTGCTTCCCCGGTGGTGTTTCTGAATTTGTCCGCTACGTTGACGAACACCGCACACCGCTTTTTGCAGAACCTATCCACTTGGTTCTCCCCGACGGCCAGTACCCCTTGGAAGTTGCCATGTGGTACAACGACGGATATCAGGAAAACTTCTTCAGCTTCGTCAACAACGTAAATACTTACGATGGCGGTACGCACGTGACGGGTTTCAAGACAGCCCTCACCCGCGTTATCAGCAAGTTTGCTCAAGACATGCCGAAGGGCAAGAAAGAAGCGCAGATTACCTCGGACGATATTCGCGAAGGCCTTACCGCCGTTATCGCCATCAAGGTTTCGCAACCGCAGTTCGAAGGCCAGACAAAGCGTAAGCTCGGCAACTCCGAAATTGCAGGCTATGTCGCTTCTGCATTCGGCGCTAAGCTCGAAGAATACTTCCAGGAAAATCCGGCAGCCGTCAAGATTATCTTGGACAAAGTTTACAACGCCGCCGTGGCTCGTGAAGCAGCCCACCGCGCACGTACACTCGCCCGCCGCAAGAACGTTCTCGAAAGCGGCGGCCTTCCGGGCAAGCTCGCCGACTGCTCCAGCCGCGACCCGAAGGAATGCGAAATGTTCATCGTGGAAGGGGACTCTGCAGGTGGTTCCGCAAAGATGGGCCGTAGCCGTGAATTCCAGGCAATCCTCCCGATCCGCGGTAAGATTTTGAACGTCGAAAAGGCAAGCCTCCATCGCGTGCTCGACACCGAAGAAATCCAGAACCTGGTGAACGCTATCGGTACTGGCATCGGCACGGAATTCAAGATTGAAAAGCTCCGCTACGACAAAATCATCATCATGACCGATGCTGATGTGGACGGCTCTCACATCCAGACACTTCTCTTGACGTTCTTCTTCCGCTACATGCGTCCGTTGATTGATGCAGGACATATCTTCCTCGCCATGCCTCCTCTGTACAAACTCAAGATTGGGCAGAAGGAACGCTACTTGTTCGACGAAAACGAAAAGGACAAAGTCATGGCCGAAGTCGAAGACAAGAAGAATGTCACGATTACTCGATTCAAAGGTTTGGGCGAAATGTCGCCGGAACAGTTGAACGAAACGACCATGGATCCGAAAACACGTTTCCTCAAGCAGTGCCATGTGGAAGATAGCGTTCTTGCCGACCAGATATTCAGCATGCTCATGGGCGAAGACGTGGAACCGCGCCGCAAGTTCATCGAAACAAACGCATATAAAGTCTTGAACGATTTGGATATTTAA
- a CDS encoding polyprenyl synthetase family protein, producing the protein MSPTKADFKAVLSQARDLVKTELNQMEQVIMQVAKNAPAGISDRLMTLFSRKGKRIRSTLLCLLANCGSQKPDIDRVAHACAAVELLHLASLVHDDIIDGTDVRRGQKTAHREWGTQVAVLIGDYVLSQSMRCVINEKVRNVPLIISDAADKLIIGEIQELDHCGDMSLSRKAYNEIIDGKTAALIDAAARIGGIMAGFDQPMVDECAKMGTHFGIAFQIIDDLLDYGYGSVNMDKAKFTDLSNGLITLPLLYYFEDCSAEERIEMEGFIAKASEEGIPEKIQDRLMAKKSFAKAKAEAQEHLEQALAIADKFPKSNFTEEIFAMFSSMSDRGN; encoded by the coding sequence ATGAGTCCGACGAAAGCCGACTTCAAAGCAGTCTTATCCCAAGCACGTGACTTGGTAAAAACGGAACTGAATCAGATGGAACAAGTCATTATGCAGGTGGCCAAGAACGCCCCCGCCGGGATTTCTGACCGCCTTATGACATTGTTTAGCCGCAAGGGTAAACGCATCCGTTCAACACTCCTTTGCCTGCTCGCCAACTGCGGATCACAAAAGCCAGACATTGACCGCGTCGCTCACGCCTGTGCAGCAGTAGAACTGCTGCACCTCGCAAGCCTCGTCCACGATGATATCATCGATGGTACAGACGTTCGCCGCGGACAAAAGACAGCCCACCGCGAATGGGGCACGCAAGTAGCCGTGCTCATTGGCGACTATGTGCTTTCGCAGTCCATGCGTTGTGTCATCAACGAAAAAGTTCGTAACGTACCGCTGATTATTTCGGATGCCGCCGACAAACTGATTATCGGTGAAATTCAGGAACTCGACCATTGCGGAGACATGAGCCTTTCGCGCAAAGCCTATAACGAAATCATCGACGGAAAAACAGCAGCCCTCATTGACGCAGCAGCCCGCATCGGAGGCATCATGGCAGGCTTTGACCAGCCTATGGTTGATGAATGTGCCAAGATGGGAACGCATTTTGGAATTGCATTCCAAATTATCGATGACCTGCTCGATTACGGCTATGGTTCCGTGAACATGGATAAAGCCAAGTTCACAGACCTTTCGAACGGGCTTATCACGCTCCCGTTGCTTTACTACTTCGAAGATTGCTCCGCTGAAGAACGCATCGAAATGGAAGGCTTCATCGCAAAAGCTTCTGAAGAAGGCATCCCGGAAAAAATCCAAGACCGTCTGATGGCCAAAAAGAGCTTTGCAAAGGCTAAAGCCGAAGCTCAGGAACACTTGGAACAAGCGCTCGCCATCGCTGACAAATTCCCCAAGAGCAATTTCACCGAAGAAATTTTCGCCATGTTCTCGAGCATGTCCGATAGAGGAAATTAG
- a CDS encoding magnesium transporter CorA family protein: MFDKGGGMLKYYKIESGRLSVAPNEEAADIVMMGSLSQEQRSILVKEYEITEHTIASAFDSDELSRIEYDDDFTTIVFKKPKNYSAEDNFQFRVESFGIFIFKDWVLLLTDSDIPVMDERKFSKIDSLNTFVLRVLSFAIAHFNEHLKIINRINDDLEQRLNTSMENKYLLSMFSLNKGLIYYVSALNSNDTLLRKLQLGRSLNWTEAERELLEDIQIENGQSLQQANIYANILTSMMDARASVINNNVNQLMKNLTIVTISISLPTFFASLFGMNVKLPFGMNGDATVGSPVAFWIIIAICFLSVFVFLAVWMRKK, encoded by the coding sequence ATGTTCGATAAAGGGGGCGGTATGCTCAAGTATTACAAAATCGAATCCGGTCGTCTCTCAGTAGCTCCGAACGAAGAAGCTGCTGACATCGTTATGATGGGTTCTTTAAGCCAGGAACAGCGCAGCATCCTTGTTAAGGAATATGAGATAACGGAACATACGATTGCCTCCGCATTTGACTCGGACGAACTTTCCCGTATCGAATACGACGATGATTTTACGACCATCGTGTTTAAAAAGCCCAAGAATTATTCTGCCGAAGATAATTTCCAATTCCGTGTGGAATCTTTTGGCATATTCATTTTCAAGGATTGGGTCTTGCTCCTTACGGACAGCGATATTCCGGTGATGGACGAACGCAAGTTCTCTAAAATCGATAGCCTGAATACATTTGTGCTCCGCGTGTTGAGCTTTGCGATTGCACACTTCAACGAACACTTGAAGATTATCAACCGCATCAATGATGACTTGGAACAGCGCCTGAACACCTCGATGGAAAACAAGTACCTTCTCTCGATGTTCAGCTTGAACAAGGGCTTGATTTACTACGTGAGCGCTTTGAACAGTAACGATACGCTGTTGCGCAAGCTTCAGCTGGGCCGTAGCCTCAACTGGACCGAAGCAGAACGAGAACTTCTCGAAGATATCCAGATTGAAAACGGACAGAGCTTGCAACAGGCTAACATCTACGCCAACATTTTGACATCCATGATGGATGCCCGCGCAAGCGTGATCAATAACAACGTGAACCAGTTGATGAAAAACTTGACTATCGTGACGATTTCTATATCGCTCCCGACGTTCTTCGCCAGCTTGTTCGGTATGAACGTGAAACTCCCGTTTGGTATGAATGGCGATGCGACCGTAGGCTCCCCGGTGGCGTTCTGGATCATCATCGCAATTTGCTTCCTCTCTGTGTTTGTTTTCCTTGCTGTTTGGATGCGCAAGAAGTAG
- a CDS encoding protein translocase subunit SecDF, translating to MNKHKFGLRELVILAVIIISAISVWPSIQVHTKKGEEQKTFLKENPKMGAKSINFGLDLAGGTSITLQIDQSGLKDGEDIKDIQAQSLEIIRNRVDQYGLSEPQISPTGDDRIVVELAGVDDSTAKSLVGSTAKLEFKILAESEKFTQVVGLIDQYLTRQTTDIIADSTVSDSAKVDSAKKAPEAKEQALSDEELLAGGVAKTEEKKDSAAAEEAAPADVVGQSLSSFFLSFGNGGFIAEESIEKVKKLLATEGVQKLIPRDVAFAFGSGLEKLRRDSNIKAKRLYLLKRRAEMGGDDITDARPYRVSDGMSAGEVAVNLKFGGIGPKKFSAVTAANVGKQMAIVLDNQVISAPVIRDRIPNGEAQITGLEDMAEANRLAVVLKAGALKAPMQIIESRSVGATLGEENIVQGFGSGAIGLLLCLVFMVAYYRLGGFIASIGVMVNALVTAAVMSVFNATLTLPGIAGFILVVGMSLDANVIIFERIREELKNGLTARAAVAKGYERAFSAILDSNLTTVLTGLILYKIGTGSVKGFGLTLTIGILTSLFCAITISRAILDWRLAKRDRTTLSIGSGFKALNNANLQIMKNRGKFKVLSWILIIASIACIAVKGFDFSIDFTGGQVYTIQYQDDAKHETDLNKALSKAGIQGARVRSLGGTSANSYQISLHADDANFELTMAKAFEAANQKCEIVAKDTVGPTIGKELRFNAILSVILAWLGIALYVWFRFGKLGLGFGVAAVLGLIHDTIITLGFISAFSLSFDGALIASLLTMIGYSVNDTIVNFDRIRENTALFGSAKYEQTVNSSLNQCFSRTVITSLTTLFVCVVLAVKGGSSIRDFGLVQCFGILIGTYSSVCVCSPIVLWWSKKFKKGV from the coding sequence ATGAATAAACATAAATTCGGTCTTCGAGAACTTGTAATTCTCGCAGTCATCATTATTTCAGCCATTTCTGTATGGCCTTCTATCCAGGTTCACACCAAGAAGGGTGAAGAACAAAAGACGTTCCTCAAGGAAAATCCGAAGATGGGCGCAAAGTCCATCAACTTCGGTTTGGATCTTGCCGGTGGTACAAGCATTACTCTTCAGATTGACCAGTCTGGCCTCAAGGATGGCGAAGATATCAAGGATATTCAGGCTCAGTCTCTCGAAATCATCCGTAACCGTGTTGACCAGTACGGTCTTTCTGAACCGCAGATTTCTCCGACCGGCGACGACCGTATTGTCGTTGAACTGGCTGGTGTGGATGACTCTACGGCAAAGTCGCTCGTGGGTTCTACGGCAAAGCTTGAATTCAAGATTCTCGCTGAATCTGAAAAGTTTACGCAGGTTGTTGGCCTTATCGACCAGTACCTCACCCGTCAGACGACCGACATTATCGCTGATTCTACGGTAAGCGATTCCGCAAAGGTTGATTCTGCCAAGAAGGCTCCGGAAGCTAAGGAACAGGCTTTGTCCGATGAAGAACTTCTTGCTGGTGGCGTTGCCAAGACCGAAGAAAAGAAGGATTCTGCTGCTGCTGAAGAAGCCGCTCCGGCAGACGTGGTCGGACAGTCCCTTTCTTCCTTCTTCCTCTCTTTCGGCAATGGCGGTTTCATTGCTGAAGAAAGCATCGAAAAGGTTAAGAAACTCCTCGCCACTGAAGGGGTTCAGAAGCTCATCCCGCGCGATGTCGCTTTCGCTTTCGGTAGCGGTCTCGAAAAGCTCCGCCGCGATTCTAACATCAAGGCCAAGCGTCTTTACCTCCTCAAGCGCCGTGCAGAAATGGGCGGTGACGATATCACGGATGCTCGTCCGTACCGCGTAAGCGATGGTATGAGTGCTGGTGAAGTTGCCGTGAACCTCAAGTTCGGTGGCATTGGTCCTAAGAAGTTCTCTGCTGTGACTGCTGCCAACGTTGGCAAGCAGATGGCTATCGTTCTTGATAACCAGGTCATTAGCGCTCCGGTTATCCGTGACCGTATCCCGAACGGCGAAGCTCAGATTACAGGTCTCGAAGACATGGCTGAAGCAAACCGTCTCGCTGTTGTGTTGAAGGCTGGTGCTCTCAAGGCTCCGATGCAGATCATCGAAAGCCGCAGCGTTGGTGCTACCCTCGGTGAAGAAAACATCGTCCAGGGCTTCGGTTCCGGTGCAATCGGCCTTTTGCTCTGCTTGGTGTTCATGGTTGCTTACTACCGCCTCGGTGGTTTCATCGCAAGTATTGGCGTGATGGTCAACGCTCTCGTGACTGCCGCTGTGATGTCCGTGTTCAACGCAACGCTTACTCTCCCGGGTATTGCTGGTTTCATCCTCGTTGTCGGTATGTCTCTCGACGCGAACGTGATTATTTTCGAACGTATCCGTGAAGAACTCAAGAACGGCCTCACCGCTCGTGCCGCTGTTGCTAAGGGTTACGAACGTGCTTTCAGCGCCATCTTGGACTCCAACTTGACGACCGTTTTGACGGGTCTTATTTTGTACAAAATCGGTACGGGTTCTGTTAAGGGTTTCGGTCTTACGCTTACGATCGGTATCCTCACTTCTCTCTTCTGCGCTATCACGATTTCCCGTGCAATTCTCGATTGGAGACTTGCTAAGCGCGACAGAACGACGCTCTCTATCGGTTCTGGCTTCAAGGCTTTGAACAATGCTAACCTTCAGATTATGAAGAACCGTGGCAAGTTCAAGGTTCTCTCCTGGATTCTCATTATTGCAAGTATCGCATGCATCGCTGTGAAGGGCTTTGACTTTAGCATTGACTTCACGGGTGGTCAGGTCTATACAATCCAGTATCAGGATGATGCCAAGCACGAAACCGACTTGAACAAGGCTTTGAGCAAGGCTGGCATCCAGGGTGCTCGCGTTCGTTCTCTCGGTGGTACTTCTGCTAACTCTTACCAGATCAGCCTCCATGCTGATGACGCTAATTTCGAACTCACGATGGCTAAGGCTTTCGAAGCCGCAAATCAGAAGTGCGAAATCGTGGCTAAGGACACTGTGGGGCCGACCATCGGTAAGGAACTCCGCTTCAATGCTATTTTGTCTGTGATTCTCGCATGGCTCGGCATCGCTCTCTATGTGTGGTTCCGATTCGGCAAGCTTGGCCTTGGCTTTGGTGTTGCTGCTGTGCTCGGCCTTATTCACGATACTATCATTACGCTCGGCTTTATCTCGGCATTCAGCCTTTCCTTCGATGGTGCTTTGATCGCTTCGCTCCTCACGATGATTGGTTACTCTGTCAACGATACCATCGTGAACTTCGACCGTATCCGTGAAAATACCGCTCTCTTCGGTTCTGCTAAGTATGAACAGACCGTCAATAGCTCTTTGAACCAGTGCTTTAGCCGTACGGTGATTACCTCTCTCACGACTCTCTTCGTTTGCGTGGTCCTCGCTGTTAAGGGTGGTTCCTCCATCCGCGACTTCGGTCTCGTTCAGTGCTTCGGTATCCTTATCGGTACTTACTCTTCTGTGTGCGTCTGCTCTCCGATCGTTCTCTGGTGGAGCAAGAAGTTCAAGAAGGGTGTGTAA
- a CDS encoding glycoside hydrolase family 13 protein: MPSGRFSAPAWVKDAVFYQIFPDRFCRSAKYKAVGKFVDWDTLPTRENMFGGNLAGICEKLKYIASLGVNAIYLCPIFKSNSNHRYHTVDYFEIDPVLGTLKDFDKLVKSAHKLGLRVILDGVFNHCSRGFFQFNSLMELGKNSPYVDWFHVHGWPLHAYSGKPNYDCWWGYPALPKFNTDNPDVRDYLFSVGEYWMKRDIDGWRLDVPNEIDDDSFWQEFRRRIKAINPDAYIVGEIWDEPSRWLQGDQFDGVMNYPLRRAVLAYLFEEKAIELDEFANRLQEAFPKNRFGVPMNLLGSHDTIRLASLPCSNLQRVKLALALLFFLPGAPCIYYGDEIGMVGGKDPDNRRTFPWDKFPEMQMAPVYDYLKSLIALRNKERVLRDGSLEIAYRAGRLEIIRTLGKKKMTLVVSTAKTDPLFEIK; this comes from the coding sequence GTGCCCTCTGGAAGATTTAGCGCTCCCGCCTGGGTCAAGGACGCTGTTTTCTATCAGATTTTTCCGGACCGCTTTTGCCGTAGTGCAAAGTACAAGGCGGTCGGGAAGTTTGTGGATTGGGATACGCTCCCGACCCGTGAAAACATGTTCGGCGGAAACCTCGCAGGCATTTGCGAAAAGCTGAAGTACATTGCGTCTCTTGGCGTAAATGCAATTTACCTTTGCCCGATATTCAAGAGCAATTCCAACCATCGCTACCATACGGTCGATTACTTTGAAATAGACCCTGTTTTGGGGACGCTCAAGGATTTCGATAAATTGGTCAAAAGCGCGCACAAGCTTGGGCTTCGTGTGATTCTGGACGGCGTGTTCAACCATTGCTCGCGTGGTTTTTTCCAGTTCAACAGCTTGATGGAACTCGGCAAGAATTCCCCGTACGTGGATTGGTTCCATGTGCACGGCTGGCCGCTCCACGCGTATTCGGGCAAGCCCAATTACGATTGCTGGTGGGGTTACCCCGCGCTCCCGAAGTTTAATACTGATAATCCCGACGTCCGCGATTACCTATTCTCGGTGGGCGAGTACTGGATGAAGCGTGACATTGACGGCTGGCGCCTCGATGTTCCGAACGAAATTGACGATGATAGCTTCTGGCAGGAATTCCGTCGCCGCATCAAGGCGATTAACCCGGATGCGTATATTGTCGGTGAAATTTGGGATGAGCCTTCGCGCTGGCTGCAGGGCGACCAGTTCGATGGCGTGATGAATTATCCGTTGCGCAGGGCGGTTTTGGCTTATCTTTTCGAGGAAAAGGCTATAGAACTTGACGAGTTTGCGAATCGCTTGCAAGAGGCGTTCCCTAAGAATCGTTTTGGCGTGCCGATGAACTTGCTCGGAAGCCACGATACGATTCGACTTGCTTCGCTTCCATGCTCAAATTTGCAGCGGGTGAAACTTGCGCTTGCACTTTTGTTCTTTTTGCCGGGGGCTCCCTGTATATATTATGGTGACGAAATCGGTATGGTCGGAGGGAAGGATCCCGATAATCGCAGGACGTTCCCGTGGGATAAATTCCCGGAAATGCAGATGGCGCCTGTCTATGACTATTTAAAAAGCTTGATTGCGCTCCGCAATAAGGAACGCGTGCTGCGCGATGGCTCGCTTGAGATTGCCTATCGTGCAGGTCGCCTAGAAATTATCCGTACCCTCGGCAAGAAGAAGATGACTCTTGTTGTTTCGACCGCAAAAACCGATCCTTTGTTTGAGATAAAATAA
- a CDS encoding 4-alpha-glucanotransferase, which translates to MRYGDLTSFQTGVAVPLFSLHSKHSIGVGEFLDLIPFAQWSKFCGFNIIQLLPVNDTGSEPSPYSARSAFALNPVFINVQSVEGASAFEHEIEKARAQFAGIERVDYYRITTWKRSILRKIYDSRYDVLKSSKKLLAWIDQNSWVKSYCVYCTLKAQNNEASWKDWKKFQNPSAADVDKLWMKNYRDVLFQAWMQYTAEGQFTAAVNEVSKLGLRLKGDVPILINEDSADVWFDRKYFSLADRAGAPPDMFSYGGQNWGFPTYRWDVLEADDFGWWRRRLAQASKFYHAYRIDHVLGFFRIWAIPESESTGILGRFQPSIPLTWDVLRNAGFCRETLEYLRRPNFGVDQLREFLGNETDRLISLYFENLPGKFDRFVVKPEYLSERAILSLDEPQEVKDSMLRVYWDRVFIPTGDENTYYPYWYWYNQPVLFTLPQNEQDKLRELIGQNEQAQNALWEQNAMKLLSVLAGETDMLVCAEDLGAVPPCVPTVLKKLDIMSLRIERWARDWNVPYSPYYSMEDYPRLSVCTTSCHDTSTLRGLWEEPDFDKGFYWSHAGLPGVAPEKLTPPVVHDILSHVFTANSLFCIPPIQDYFALSASLSDCDPKEERVNIPGTVGGKNWTYRTPCSVEDLLANAGLISEISKLVEERKSRALWKI; encoded by the coding sequence ATGCGATATGGTGATTTAACTTCTTTCCAAACCGGCGTAGCCGTTCCTCTTTTCAGTCTTCACAGCAAACACAGCATTGGCGTTGGCGAATTTTTGGATTTGATTCCTTTTGCCCAATGGTCCAAATTTTGCGGATTTAATATCATTCAACTTTTGCCTGTAAACGATACGGGTTCTGAACCGAGTCCTTATAGCGCTCGCAGTGCGTTTGCGTTGAACCCGGTATTCATCAATGTGCAGTCTGTCGAAGGTGCTTCTGCTTTTGAACACGAAATCGAAAAGGCCCGTGCCCAGTTTGCTGGTATTGAACGTGTAGACTACTACCGCATTACCACTTGGAAGCGCTCCATTCTCCGCAAAATTTATGATTCCCGTTACGATGTCCTCAAGTCTTCGAAGAAACTGCTTGCTTGGATTGATCAAAATTCCTGGGTTAAATCGTATTGCGTTTACTGCACGCTCAAGGCGCAGAACAACGAAGCCAGTTGGAAGGATTGGAAAAAGTTCCAGAATCCCTCTGCTGCCGATGTCGACAAACTTTGGATGAAAAATTACAGGGACGTGCTGTTCCAGGCCTGGATGCAGTACACCGCCGAAGGCCAGTTTACCGCTGCCGTGAACGAAGTTTCCAAGCTCGGGCTCCGCTTGAAGGGCGATGTTCCTATCCTCATCAACGAAGACAGTGCCGATGTCTGGTTTGACCGTAAGTATTTCTCGCTTGCGGACCGCGCCGGTGCACCTCCTGACATGTTCAGCTATGGTGGCCAGAACTGGGGCTTCCCGACATACCGCTGGGACGTTCTCGAGGCCGATGATTTTGGATGGTGGCGCCGCCGTTTAGCACAGGCAAGCAAGTTCTATCATGCTTACCGCATTGACCATGTGCTCGGATTCTTCCGCATTTGGGCCATTCCTGAATCTGAATCGACGGGTATCTTGGGCCGTTTCCAGCCGTCTATCCCGCTCACGTGGGATGTGTTGCGCAATGCGGGATTCTGCCGTGAAACGCTGGAATATTTGCGCCGTCCGAATTTCGGTGTGGACCAGTTGCGCGAATTCCTCGGCAACGAAACGGACAGGCTTATATCTCTGTATTTTGAAAATCTGCCGGGCAAGTTCGACCGCTTTGTCGTCAAGCCGGAATACTTGTCGGAACGCGCAATTCTTTCTCTTGACGAACCGCAAGAAGTCAAGGATTCCATGCTCCGCGTTTACTGGGACCGCGTGTTCATCCCGACAGGTGACGAAAATACGTACTATCCGTATTGGTACTGGTACAACCAGCCGGTGCTCTTTACGCTTCCGCAGAACGAACAAGATAAGCTCCGTGAATTGATTGGGCAGAATGAACAGGCGCAGAATGCACTTTGGGAACAGAATGCAATGAAGCTTTTGTCTGTACTTGCTGGCGAAACGGATATGCTTGTTTGTGCCGAAGACCTTGGCGCTGTGCCGCCTTGCGTGCCGACTGTATTGAAAAAGCTCGATATCATGTCGCTCCGCATTGAACGCTGGGCACGCGATTGGAACGTGCCGTATTCTCCGTATTACAGCATGGAAGATTATCCGCGCCTCTCCGTTTGCACAACGAGCTGCCACGATACTTCGACGCTCCGCGGCTTGTGGGAAGAACCTGATTTTGACAAGGGTTTCTACTGGTCTCACGCCGGCTTGCCAGGTGTTGCTCCTGAAAAGCTCACGCCGCCTGTGGTGCACGACATTCTTTCGCATGTGTTTACTGCAAATAGTTTGTTCTGCATTCCGCCCATCCAGGATTACTTTGCGCTTTCGGCTTCGCTTTCTGATTGCGACCCGAAGGAAGAGCGTGTCAACATTCCGGGAACGGTCGGTGGCAAGAACTGGACGTATCGTACGCCGTGCAGTGTCGAGGACCTGCTTGCCAATGCGGGCTTGATTTCGGAGATTAGCAAACTTGTCGAAGAACGTAAGTCCCGTGCCCTCTGGAAGATTTAG